From the genome of Thermoflexus sp.:
TCGACGGGTTCACCGCCCTGGGCGTGGGGATGCCGGTGAATATCTATGAGCTGCCCGACCGCTATCATGTGGCCATCCTGATGCCGGGCGTGCGGCCGGAGAGCCTGGAGGTGCAGGCGCTGGGCTCCTCCCTGACCATCCGGGGCGAGGTGGCCCTGCCGGAGATCGAGAACGAGAAGAACGTGGCCGTCCTGCGCCGGGACTGGACCGGCGGGCGCTTCGCCCGGACGATTGAGTTCGGCGACCCCATCGACGCGGAGCACATCGACGCCCGCCTGGAGAACGGCGTCCTGCACCTGATCGTCCCGAAGGCGGAGTCCGTCCGGCCGCGGGTGATTAAGGTGCAGGTGGCCCGTTGAGGGGCCAGAAGGAGATGGGGGGACGCGGAAGAGCGTCCCCCCTTTTTATTCTTCCCGCAGGCGCTCCCATTCCACCCGCAGCTGCTCTCGCCTCGTCCGGAGCTCCTCCAGCTTGCGGCGCTCCTTTTCCACCACATGGGCCGGCGCCCGGCGGGAGAACTCCGAGGCGAGCAGCGCCTCCGTCTTCGCGATCCGGTCCTCGAGATCCGCCAGCTCCCGCTCCAGCCGGGCCCGCTCCGCCGCGCGGTCCACCATGCCGGCGAGGGGCAGGTAGACCCGAACCGGTCCCGCTGGATAAACCAGGGCATCGGCTGGAGGCTCCATGAGGTCAACGGCCAGCACGAGCCGGTCCGGATCCAGCCGGGCCAGCGAGGCCAGCAGGCTCCGGTGCGCCTCCAGAACCGGCTGGAGCTCCCCGGCGGCGATCCACGCCGGGATCCGCCGATCGGAAGGCACCCGATGTGCCTCCCGAGCGTTCCGGATGACGCGAACGGTCTCGATCAGGGCCTGCATCGCCGCTTCCGCCGCCTCGTCGACCGGCCCGGGGGTCGGCCAGGCCGCCACGATCAGCGCCTCCGCGCCGTCCACCGCCCCAGCCTGTCGGAGATATCCCCACAGCGCCTCGGTGATAAAAGGCATGAAAGGATGCAGCAGCCGCAGGATCCCATCCAGGACGTAGACCAGGATCCCCCGGGTGCGCGCGGCATCGGCGGCGGATCCCCGGTAGAGCGATTCCTTCGCCATCTCGATATACCAGTCGCAGAACTCATCCCAGGTGAACTCATAGATCCGTCGCCCAGCCTCCCCGAAGTCGAACTCCTCCAGGGCCTGGGTCACCGCTGCCACCGTGCGATGATAACGGGAGAGGATCCAGCGGTCCGGCAGGGTGAGCGAGGGGTCATCCCAGGAAGGACGCGGCGCCGGCCCGGAGAGCGCCCCCAGGATGAAGCGGGCCGCGTTCCAGAGCTTGTTGGCGAAGTTGCGGCTCCCCTCCACCCGCTGGAGGGAGAGGCGCATGTCGTTGCCCGGCGTGGAGCCGGTGGCCAGGGTGAAACGCAGCGCGTCCGCCCCGTAATCCCGGATCACCACCAGAGGGTCGATGACGTTGCCCTTCGTCTTGCTCATCTTCTCGCCCTTCTCGTCCCGCACCAGGCCGTGGAGGTAAACGATGCGGAAAGGGACCTCCCCGGTCATGGCCAGGCCCATCATCACCATCCGGGCCACCCAGAAGAACAGGATGTCATAGCCGGTCTCCATCACCGTGGTGGGGTAAAAGTAACGCAGATCCTCCGTATCGTCCGGCCAGCCCAGGGTGGCGAAGGGCCAGAGGGCGGAGGAGAACCAGGTGTCCAGCACATCCTCGTCCTGGCGGATCCGGGCGCTGCCGCAGCGGGCGCAGGCGGCGGGATCCTCCCGGGCCACCGTGATATGTCCGCAATCGTCGCAATACCAGGCCGGGATGCGGTGCCCCCACCACAGCTGGCGGCTGATGCACCAGGGGCGGATGTTCTCCAGCCAGCGGAAGTAGTCCTTCTCGAAGCGCTCGGGCAGGATGCGGATGCGGCCCTCCTTCACCACCCGGATGGCCTCCTCGGCCAGCGGCTTCACGTGGACGAACCACTGGAGGGAGAGCAGAGGCTCCACGATGGTGCCGCAGCGCTGGCAGCGGCCCGGGGCGTAGCGATGGGGCTCGATCTTCTCCAGCAGCCCCTCTCGTTGCAGATCGGCCACGATGGCCTCGCGGGCCCGGAAGCGGTCCATCCCGGCGTAGGGGCCGCCGTTCTCGTTGATCGTGGCGTCCGGGTTCATCACGTTGATGCGAGGCAGCCCGTGCCGCTCCCCGATCTCATAGTCCGTCGGGTCGTGCCCGGGGGTGACCTTCACCGCACCGGTCCCGAAATCCCGATCCACCGCCGGGTCGGCGATGATCGGGAGACGGCGGCCCAGGGCCGGCAGCACCGCGATCCGGCCCACCCGGTGGGCGTAACGCTCATCCTCCGGATGCACCGCCACAGCGGTGTCCCCGAGCAGGGTTTCCGGCCGGGTGGTGGCCACCGTGATGAAATCCGGCGCGCCCTCAGCCCATCGGCCGCTGCCCCATGGTGCTGTCGGACCCTCCCACCCGTTCCCCAGGAGGGGATAGCGGATGTAATAGAGGAAACCCTCTTCCTCCTCTTCCCGCTCCACCTCGAGATCCGAGAGGGCGGTCTCGCAACGGGGGCACCAGTTGATCAGGTATTCCCCGCGGTAGATCAGGCCCTGCTCGTATAGGCGGACAAAAGCCTCGCGCACCGCCCGGGAGTAAACCGGGTCCATCGTGAACCGCTCCCGGGTCCAATCGCAGGAGGCTCCGAGCCGGCGGAGCTGGCGGGTGATGGTGCCCCCGTATTTCTCCTTCCAGGCCCACACCCGCTCCAGGAAGCGCTCCCGGCCCAGCTGGTGTCGGGTGAGGCCCTCCTTCGCGATCTCCCGCTCCACCATCACCTGGGTGGCGATGCCCGCGTGATCCGTCCCGGGCACCCACAGGGTGGGCTCTCCTTTCATCCGGTGGTAGCGGATCATCAGGTCCTCCAGGGTCACGAACATGGCGTGGCCCATATGGAGCTCGCCGGTGACGTTGGGTGGAGGCATGGAGATCACGAAGGGCCGCCGGGCGGGGTCGATGCGCGGCGTGAAGAAGCCCCGCTGTTCCCACCACTGATAAATCGGCTCCTCGATCTCCTGGGGGTTGAAGGTTTTGGGAAGGGCCATCGCCTTCGCGGTCATCCGCCACCTCCTCTTTTTGGCGCCTCGCATTATAAAAACGCCCCCTCCCGTCACAAGGACGAGAGGGGGCGGACCTCCCGCGGTACCACCTTGCTTCAGGGGGATGGGCGATCCCCCTGCCCTCGCGCTGCGGTAACGGGCAGCGCCCGGGTCGGGCTGAGGCCGGGGCTTCCAGCGTTCACCCGACCGGCTCCGGGGCGACCTTCCGCGCGGCGAACGACAGGGGCTTGCACCGATCCCCCCTCGCTGACGTCGCCGCCTGCGCCTACTCCTCCCCTTCCCCGCCTTTCGGAACTCCCGCTCGATTCCCGCGCCGGGCCGCGCTGAACCCCGCTCATTGCGCAGAGGGGTCCGATCGGAGGCCGCCGGATCCCGGTGTTCAGATGACCTGGAAGCGGCCGGTCGCCCGGACGATTTTCTCCTTATAGTTGCGGACGTGGCGGAAGAGCTTCTTCTTCAGCTCCTGCCACTCCGGGCTGGCCAGGATGCGCTGCAGGGTTTCCATGTCCTGGGCGATGGCGCCGGTGAGGATCTGGGGGCCTTCCCCATACATCGTATACCAGGCGTCCGTGGGCTCCATCCCCAGGCGCATCATCCCCGGCGCGAATTCCCGGACGATGAACTCAAAGTATTCCTGCTCGTGGCCGGGCTTGATGTCCCAGGCCATCAGCAGCTTCACCATCTCCGCCATCGCAGCGCTCCCTCCATTCGCACGGAGGCTCCCGGACCGGTGCCACAGGCTCAGGTTGCTTCTATTGTAGCAAACCCGGACAATCCCCGGCAAAACGAGGCCAGACTTCATCCCAGGCGCAGGGCTCCGGCAAGGAGGAGGAGGAAGAACCCCAGCAGGAACAGATCGATCAACAGCAGCCCCAGCAGGACCAGGCGCTGGGAGGAAGTCAGCTGCCGGAGAGAGGAGGAAAAGCGATTCAGCAAAGAGGGGGAAGAACGCTCCTCCACGCTCTCTTCGATGATCTCCCCCTCCGGAACCTCCGAAAGGTGCTGGCGGATGTCTTCGAACATCGAGCGCCTCCTGCCGGGATGGTTTCAGGTCCGAACTCACGGACATGGCCCGGGAAGGGAGATGCCTCCCCGGCCGCCCGTTGGGCCGCCGGCCTGGCTCAACGCTTTCCCTGGAACAACCGCAGCCAGTGTTCCAGCTCCGCCGGATCGACCTGGCCCGGCTTCTCCTCCTCTGCGTCCGTCACTGAGGCGGCTTCCCCCAGATGGCGCTGCATATAGGCCCGGAACTCCACGGCGGACCAGACGGACGCGCCGTAACGCCGGGCCGCCTCCTGCACGCTCCGATCCGAGGAAACAACAATCAGCCCCCGGGGGTTGCGCTCCGATCGGATCTGCCGGATCAGGAGCTCATCCGCCGTCACGCCGGAGGGAGCGAAGCGCACCGTTACCCCGCCCCGGGAGAGGGCGGAGGCGCCGCCCGGAGCGCCCCGATCGAACACCACCGTGATCCGCCGCCCCGTCCGCATCGCCAGGCGCTGGAGCCGCTCCACCAAGCGCGCCTCATCATCCGGATCCTCCAGCCGGAGATCCGGCATCGCCCCGATCAGATTGTGCCCGTCGATCAGAAACGGCATGGATCGCGTCCAGGTCCGATGGGGAACCGAATCCGCCGCTGTCGGACGCCTACACCTGCGGCACCCGCTCCACCAGCGGAAGCGCCTCCGCGGGTTGCCGCTGGAAGATCAACCCCTGCTCCCCCACATCGACGACGATCCCATCGCCCGCCCGGAATTCCCCGCGGAGCAGCCGGACCGCCAGGGGGCTCTCCACATGTTTCTGGAGCACTCGCTTGAGCGGGCGCGCGCCGAAAGCGGGATCGTAGCCCTCTTCGGCCAGCCAGCGGCGGGCAGCCTCGGTGAGGA
Proteins encoded in this window:
- a CDS encoding Hsp20/alpha crystallin family protein; the protein is MARELMIRDPFDAAFMTLREAIDRLFDQAFVRPFDGFTALGVGMPVNIYELPDRYHVAILMPGVRPESLEVQALGSSLTIRGEVALPEIENEKNVAVLRRDWTGGRFARTIEFGDPIDAEHIDARLENGVLHLIVPKAESVRPRVIKVQVAR
- a CDS encoding valine--tRNA ligase, producing MTAKAMALPKTFNPQEIEEPIYQWWEQRGFFTPRIDPARRPFVISMPPPNVTGELHMGHAMFVTLEDLMIRYHRMKGEPTLWVPGTDHAGIATQVMVEREIAKEGLTRHQLGRERFLERVWAWKEKYGGTITRQLRRLGASCDWTRERFTMDPVYSRAVREAFVRLYEQGLIYRGEYLINWCPRCETALSDLEVEREEEEEGFLYYIRYPLLGNGWEGPTAPWGSGRWAEGAPDFITVATTRPETLLGDTAVAVHPEDERYAHRVGRIAVLPALGRRLPIIADPAVDRDFGTGAVKVTPGHDPTDYEIGERHGLPRINVMNPDATINENGGPYAGMDRFRAREAIVADLQREGLLEKIEPHRYAPGRCQRCGTIVEPLLSLQWFVHVKPLAEEAIRVVKEGRIRILPERFEKDYFRWLENIRPWCISRQLWWGHRIPAWYCDDCGHITVAREDPAACARCGSARIRQDEDVLDTWFSSALWPFATLGWPDDTEDLRYFYPTTVMETGYDILFFWVARMVMMGLAMTGEVPFRIVYLHGLVRDEKGEKMSKTKGNVIDPLVVIRDYGADALRFTLATGSTPGNDMRLSLQRVEGSRNFANKLWNAARFILGALSGPAPRPSWDDPSLTLPDRWILSRYHRTVAAVTQALEEFDFGEAGRRIYEFTWDEFCDWYIEMAKESLYRGSAADAARTRGILVYVLDGILRLLHPFMPFITEALWGYLRQAGAVDGAEALIVAAWPTPGPVDEAAEAAMQALIETVRVIRNAREAHRVPSDRRIPAWIAAGELQPVLEAHRSLLASLARLDPDRLVLAVDLMEPPADALVYPAGPVRVYLPLAGMVDRAAERARLERELADLEDRIAKTEALLASEFSRRAPAHVVEKERRKLEELRTRREQLRVEWERLREE
- a CDS encoding NYN domain-containing protein — translated: MPFLIDGHNLIGAMPDLRLEDPDDEARLVERLQRLAMRTGRRITVVFDRGAPGGASALSRGGVTVRFAPSGVTADELLIRQIRSERNPRGLIVVSSDRSVQEAARRYGASVWSAVEFRAYMQRHLGEAASVTDAEEEKPGQVDPAELEHWLRLFQGKR